The following are encoded together in the Arcticibacterium luteifluviistationis genome:
- a CDS encoding MFS transporter: MPTNKIKSNTHKLSVLEKVGYSLGDLAANLVFQTLVTYLAYFYTDIYGLKPEDATLVTLFVGLFAAFVFNPVMGAVADRTSTRWGKFRPWILWTAVPLGLAALLAFSTPDFSYKGKVIYAIITYSLLLLLYAANNLPYSALSGVITGNMAERNSMSAYRFVAVMFSQFFVQVFMYNLILKAGDGDKAAGIEKVMTILAIVGTVMLLITFFTTKERVVPKPEQKSTLKEDLGDLFKNIPWIIMLVVTTLVFITLALKGGSYVYYFENYVSPDSLTSFLSPLKPYLPKFENDISMGLGVFNGGGILIGLIGIMLSKTLADKYGKRNVFGASLFVSTLFIIVFYFFPPQAIGLIFGCQILHMFFYGISTPILWTMIADVADYSEWLNNRRATAIIFSAMMVGLKGGLSIGSSLLTLILGIFNYMPQSSSEQSPETINGIKMLVSIFPAVPFLIAVGLIFFYKINKAMELKLESELKIRRQEN, translated from the coding sequence ATGCCAACAAATAAAATAAAAAGCAATACGCATAAACTTTCAGTATTAGAAAAAGTAGGCTATAGTTTGGGAGATTTGGCTGCAAATCTAGTTTTTCAAACGCTAGTGACCTACCTAGCTTACTTCTATACAGACATTTATGGTCTAAAACCTGAAGATGCTACCTTAGTGACTCTTTTTGTGGGTCTGTTTGCCGCTTTCGTCTTTAACCCAGTGATGGGGGCCGTAGCAGACCGTACCAGTACTCGTTGGGGTAAATTTAGACCTTGGATTTTGTGGACAGCCGTACCACTAGGTTTAGCAGCATTGTTAGCTTTTAGTACTCCCGATTTTTCTTATAAAGGGAAAGTCATTTATGCTATTATCACCTATAGTTTATTGTTGCTTCTTTATGCCGCCAATAACCTTCCCTACTCCGCTTTAAGTGGAGTTATCACTGGAAATATGGCGGAACGTAATAGTATGTCCGCCTATCGTTTTGTGGCGGTGATGTTCTCGCAGTTTTTTGTACAGGTGTTTATGTATAATCTCATCCTAAAAGCTGGTGATGGCGATAAAGCCGCAGGTATTGAAAAGGTGATGACCATCTTGGCCATTGTTGGTACTGTAATGCTTCTGATTACTTTCTTTACCACCAAAGAAAGAGTAGTGCCTAAACCCGAGCAGAAATCGACTTTGAAAGAAGACTTGGGTGATTTATTTAAAAACATCCCATGGATCATCATGCTGGTAGTTACTACTTTGGTATTCATTACGCTGGCACTTAAAGGTGGCTCTTATGTGTATTATTTTGAAAACTATGTCAGTCCAGACTCCTTAACTAGCTTTTTGTCTCCATTAAAACCGTACTTACCCAAATTTGAAAATGATATTTCAATGGGTCTTGGGGTATTTAATGGTGGTGGTATTTTAATTGGCCTTATAGGCATCATGCTATCTAAAACATTGGCAGATAAGTATGGAAAAAGAAATGTATTTGGAGCTTCTCTATTTGTCTCTACGCTATTCATTATAGTATTTTATTTCTTCCCGCCACAGGCAATAGGTCTTATATTTGGTTGTCAGATATTACATATGTTTTTCTATGGCATCAGTACCCCTATCTTATGGACCATGATAGCTGACGTAGCAGATTACTCAGAATGGTTAAACAACCGCAGAGCCACTGCCATTATTTTCTCTGCCATGATGGTAGGCCTGAAGGGTGGCTTGAGCATCGGTAGCTCTCTGCTTACACTCATTTTAGGCATCTTTAATTATATGCCTCAGTCAAGTAGCGAGCAGTCTCCCGAAACCATAAACGGCATCAAAATGCTGGTTAGTATTTTCCCAGCAGTTCCATTTTTAATAGCCGTGGGGCTCATATTTTTCTATAAAATAAACAAAGCCATGGAATTGAAACTAGAATCAGAATTAAAAATCAGAAGACAAGAAAACTAA
- a CDS encoding sulfatase has protein sequence MKNIWISLIAIILIAISFAFIEESTVTSESKPNIVLIMVDDLGYSDVGYMKHKEGIQTPNIDKLVESGMMFTDAYAAAPVCSPTRASILTGKSPAALKLTCHIPGMGMEKYLTNLNKGKKLKEGYFVDHLPHEELTNGEALKNQGYTTGYIGKWHLGGEGSIYTEDGIVNKGYLPNAHGFDVNIAGCAYGQPASYFSPYKNGTIKDGPDGEYLTDRLGDEAVAFVENNKDKTFFLNFATYTVHTPLAAPKETLEKFGGNKYFAMINKLDQNIGKLMDKLKELSLLENTVVIFYSDNGGLWGNAPLKGKKGTLHEGGIRVPMIVNWAGKIKAASICETPVTSVDLFPTLLQLAGGSPEDYGQLEGKSLLPLLNDQNEFPERSLYWHFPHHRKEGLSMGAAIRKGDWKYIYEFETEEEFIYNLKEDLGEQINLLKKYPAKAKELAADLKQWQSVVDAEMPELNN, from the coding sequence ATGAAAAATATCTGGATAAGTTTAATAGCTATTATACTCATAGCTATCTCGTTTGCTTTTATCGAAGAAAGTACGGTCACGAGTGAAAGTAAGCCAAACATTGTACTCATAATGGTAGATGACTTAGGTTATTCTGATGTGGGCTACATGAAACATAAAGAGGGAATTCAAACCCCTAATATTGATAAATTGGTAGAAAGCGGTATGATGTTTACTGATGCCTATGCGGCGGCACCTGTTTGCTCGCCTACCAGGGCTAGTATTTTGACAGGTAAATCACCAGCGGCTTTAAAATTAACTTGCCACATTCCTGGTATGGGTATGGAAAAGTATTTAACCAATTTAAACAAAGGGAAAAAGTTAAAGGAAGGCTATTTTGTGGACCATTTGCCTCATGAAGAATTAACTAATGGAGAAGCTCTGAAAAATCAAGGTTACACTACTGGCTATATTGGCAAATGGCATTTAGGGGGCGAGGGTTCTATTTATACCGAAGATGGCATTGTCAATAAAGGGTACTTACCCAATGCCCATGGTTTTGACGTTAATATTGCCGGCTGTGCTTACGGGCAACCGGCTAGCTACTTTTCGCCTTATAAAAATGGAACTATAAAAGATGGCCCAGATGGTGAATATTTGACAGACAGATTGGGTGATGAAGCTGTGGCTTTTGTAGAAAATAATAAGGATAAAACTTTCTTTCTGAATTTTGCGACTTATACAGTTCATACGCCATTGGCAGCACCAAAGGAAACATTGGAGAAATTTGGTGGAAATAAGTACTTCGCAATGATTAACAAGCTTGACCAAAATATAGGTAAGCTAATGGATAAATTAAAGGAGCTAAGTTTGCTTGAAAATACTGTCGTTATTTTTTATTCGGATAATGGTGGACTGTGGGGAAACGCTCCGCTCAAAGGAAAGAAAGGTACGCTTCATGAAGGAGGTATTCGTGTACCTATGATTGTCAATTGGGCTGGGAAGATTAAAGCCGCTAGTATTTGTGAAACACCAGTTACAAGTGTTGACCTTTTTCCTACTTTGCTTCAGTTGGCTGGTGGTTCGCCAGAGGATTACGGTCAATTAGAAGGTAAAAGCTTATTGCCATTACTTAATGATCAAAACGAATTTCCTGAAAGGTCACTTTACTGGCACTTTCCACATCACAGAAAAGAAGGGCTTTCAATGGGTGCAGCTATCAGAAAAGGAGACTGGAAGTATATTTATGAATTTGAAACAGAAGAGGAGTTTATTTATAACCTAAAAGAGGATTTAGGTGAACAAATAAATTTGCTTAAAAAGTACCCAGCCAAAGCCAAAGAATTAGCGGCTGATTTAAAACAATGGCAAAGCGTGGTAGACGCAGAAATGCCTGAATTAAACAACTAA
- the fsa gene encoding fructose-6-phosphate aldolase, which produces MKFFIDTANLNDIAEAQALGILDGVTTNPSLMAKEGITGKENILNHYKAICDIVDGDVSAEVIATDFEGMVKEGNELANLHSQIVVKLPMIANGVKACKYFSDKGIRTNVTLVFSAGQALLAAKAGATYVSPFLGRLDDISTDGLSLISDIRLIYDNYGFKTQILAASVRHSMHVINCAKIGSDVMTGPLSSIVGLLKHPLTDSGLAKFLEDYKKVNQ; this is translated from the coding sequence ATGAAGTTTTTCATAGACACAGCAAACCTAAACGATATTGCGGAAGCACAAGCATTAGGTATTTTAGATGGCGTAACCACAAATCCTTCTTTGATGGCGAAAGAAGGTATCACAGGAAAAGAGAATATATTAAATCACTATAAAGCTATTTGCGATATAGTAGATGGCGATGTGAGTGCGGAAGTTATAGCTACTGATTTTGAAGGAATGGTTAAAGAAGGGAATGAACTAGCTAATTTGCATTCTCAAATAGTAGTTAAACTACCTATGATTGCTAACGGCGTTAAAGCTTGTAAATACTTTTCTGACAAAGGAATCAGAACTAATGTAACATTGGTTTTCTCGGCCGGCCAAGCTTTATTGGCCGCTAAGGCGGGTGCAACTTATGTTTCTCCTTTTTTAGGTAGGCTAGATGATATTTCAACAGATGGACTAAGTTTAATCTCCGATATTCGATTGATTTATGATAATTACGGATTTAAAACTCAAATTTTGGCTGCTTCTGTCAGACATTCAATGCACGTTATTAATTGTGCAAAAATTGGGTCCGACGTAATGACAGGCCCATTATCATCTATTGTGGGTTTATTGAAACACCCTTTAACAGATTCAGGTCTTGCCAAATTTTTAGAAGATTATAAAAAGGTTAATCAATAG
- a CDS encoding family 43 glycosylhydrolase, with product MKVIKLLFVLMGIVCTSESANAQDGERGTVKANGRNLKFKYSEIIGIGSDSLYNRRDNSDIIKVGDTYYIWYTRMDSPVTSGYWGTIWYATSSDEGFTWKEQGMALGLGEQGAFDSHSVFTPNILVQNGKYYLYYTAVKPTEGNVNNEFEGNSMNDFTAIGLAVSDSPNGPFVRVEHNPVLTVSDVTKDFDSYRVDDASLLVREDKVWLYYKGRSMSHGKNGPKLTQMGVAFADRPEGPFVKNREPILDKSHEVLIWTENEGVASLASFSQSVYLAADGLNFSPLYQDLVNIPKAPGLYRPSLINSSERDTENWGIAMVQKNKKTYLLRFEMKQD from the coding sequence ATGAAAGTTATTAAATTACTATTTGTATTGATGGGCATTGTTTGTACAAGCGAAAGTGCCAATGCTCAAGATGGCGAACGGGGAACGGTAAAAGCAAATGGCAGGAATCTGAAATTTAAGTACTCCGAAATTATCGGTATTGGGAGTGATTCACTTTATAATAGGCGAGATAATAGTGATATTATAAAAGTTGGCGATACTTATTATATCTGGTATACACGTATGGATAGCCCTGTAACTTCTGGTTATTGGGGTACTATTTGGTATGCTACTTCATCAGACGAAGGTTTCACTTGGAAGGAGCAGGGAATGGCCCTGGGTTTGGGAGAGCAAGGTGCTTTTGATAGTCATTCCGTTTTTACGCCTAATATTTTAGTTCAAAATGGTAAATACTATCTGTATTATACTGCGGTGAAACCTACCGAGGGGAATGTTAATAATGAATTTGAAGGGAATTCTATGAATGATTTTACAGCAATAGGTCTGGCTGTCTCTGATAGTCCAAATGGACCTTTTGTCCGTGTAGAGCACAACCCAGTTTTAACGGTCTCTGACGTGACCAAAGACTTTGACAGTTATAGAGTAGACGACGCGAGTTTACTGGTTAGAGAGGATAAAGTATGGCTGTATTATAAAGGTAGGTCTATGAGTCATGGAAAGAACGGGCCAAAATTGACCCAGATGGGAGTCGCTTTTGCTGACAGGCCTGAAGGTCCTTTTGTTAAAAACAGAGAACCAATTTTAGATAAAAGCCATGAGGTTTTAATTTGGACAGAAAACGAGGGTGTAGCATCTTTGGCATCATTCAGCCAGAGTGTTTATTTAGCTGCTGATGGCCTTAATTTTAGTCCTCTTTATCAGGATTTGGTAAACATTCCTAAAGCACCGGGTTTATATAGGCCAAGCTTAATTAATAGCTCTGAAAGAGACACTGAGAACTGGGGAATAGCCATGGTTCAAAAAAACAAGAAGACATATTTGTTAAGGTTTGAAATGAAACAAGATTAG
- a CDS encoding sugar porter family MFS transporter codes for MNKKILLWSITAALAGFLFGFDVVVISGADKKLQNLWQSSDSFHGWVVMGMALWGTVVGAIFGGIPTNKYGRKNTLIVIGILFAVSAVASAFASDPYVFAFARFIGGLGVGASTIAAPAYISEIAPAKNRGRLVAMYQFNIVFGIMIAFLSNYLLSNLGENAWRWMLGVEAIPALLYVLFTLKVPKSPRWLLSQGRETEAKEVLKLIEPTADIDKLVKELNAHSDKSDSTETIFLKKYRFPLTLAFLIAFFNQLSGINAFLYYAPRIFEEAGLGESTALLSSVGIGITNLLFTLLGVFLIDKLGRKTLMYIGSAGYIISLSLVSAAFFLGWTGMAVPVFLFLFIAAHAVGQGAVIWVFISEIFPNHLRASGQAFGSSTHWILAAIIPSSIPYLFNHPSIGAGVVFLVFAGTMVLQLLFVAFMMPETKGKTLEELEVIILKK; via the coding sequence ATGAATAAAAAAATATTACTGTGGTCTATCACTGCTGCCCTAGCAGGTTTCCTATTTGGCTTTGATGTAGTAGTTATTTCAGGAGCAGACAAAAAATTACAAAACTTGTGGCAATCTTCCGATTCATTTCACGGCTGGGTGGTTATGGGAATGGCTCTTTGGGGCACCGTGGTTGGAGCTATTTTTGGAGGAATTCCTACCAATAAATATGGCCGAAAGAACACCTTAATTGTTATAGGTATTTTATTCGCTGTTTCGGCCGTTGCCTCTGCATTTGCAAGTGACCCTTATGTTTTTGCTTTTGCTCGTTTCATTGGTGGTTTGGGAGTAGGTGCTTCTACTATTGCTGCACCAGCTTATATTTCTGAAATAGCCCCTGCCAAAAACAGGGGTCGTTTAGTGGCCATGTATCAATTCAACATTGTGTTCGGAATCATGATTGCTTTTTTGTCAAACTACCTCCTAAGCAATTTAGGAGAAAACGCTTGGCGATGGATGCTGGGCGTTGAAGCCATTCCTGCTTTATTATATGTTTTGTTTACGCTGAAAGTACCCAAAAGCCCTAGATGGCTACTGTCTCAGGGCAGAGAAACGGAAGCAAAAGAAGTCTTAAAGCTTATTGAGCCTACAGCAGACATAGATAAATTGGTAAAAGAACTAAATGCACATTCGGATAAAAGCGACAGTACAGAAACCATTTTCTTGAAAAAATATAGATTTCCATTAACCTTGGCTTTTCTTATTGCCTTTTTCAATCAGTTATCAGGAATAAACGCCTTTCTCTACTATGCCCCAAGAATTTTTGAAGAAGCCGGCTTAGGTGAAAGCACCGCACTTTTAAGCAGCGTAGGTATTGGAATCACAAACCTACTTTTCACCCTTTTAGGTGTTTTCTTAATTGATAAATTAGGCAGGAAAACGCTTATGTACATTGGTTCAGCAGGATACATCATCTCTTTAAGTTTAGTTTCAGCAGCCTTCTTTTTAGGCTGGACCGGCATGGCAGTTCCAGTATTCTTGTTTTTGTTTATTGCCGCTCATGCTGTAGGCCAAGGTGCGGTAATATGGGTATTTATTTCTGAGATTTTCCCTAATCATTTAAGAGCATCAGGTCAAGCTTTTGGAAGCTCCACACATTGGATATTAGCAGCTATAATTCCCTCTTCCATACCTTACTTATTCAATCACCCAAGTATAGGGGCAGGTGTCGTTTTCTTAGTTTTTGCAGGTACCATGGTCTTACAATTACTGTTCGTTGCCTTTATGATGCCAGAAACCAAAGGAAAAACGCTGGAAGAACTGGAGGTCATTATATTAAAGAAATAG
- a CDS encoding glycoside hydrolase family 97 protein, which yields MKIKAILGMVLFLSLSLKISAFPKSTEPIQKELESPNGKVSVNIDTQSKVFHYSINVEGDELLSKSKMSIFPNAEVKVLGTELKSVKEKWKPVWGQFSEIENLYNELELSLLYETIPVKLYIRAYNGGVAFRYIVENIPNNTKAEFFMEYGLSEASNLYTPAGESKPKGPFRLNYLSDSTNKQKLLMPLLVEAKDKHFVALLESDLASAPGFNVIDFKFENKLVGRNRFSNTDDGLVTPWRLILIEKNIGDLVTNTIALNVAAANKIEDPSWIKPGKTLWDWRVHSYKAADGFTYGIDNESYYRFIDFAAEHEIEYFLIDDSWYTDVKKGHIEMSDKLDLQKVSDYAKEKGVDLILYYDRHKGVYGDEELFPYYKSLGMSGIKYGFMGNNVSFSREAIRLSAESKLLIDFHDSPVPFTGMTRTYPNAISREYCHAQQDSRRAFTPEAFIRMALINALQGPLDMNNGIFDITGVNSGKRQKGPKELNSLRTTVTAEVARTLIIFSGLVCIPDAPEAYAAKLDLFEFIKKMPVGKWDETKVLHAKMDDYISTARRHDDEWFIGSVHSKGGSLAINLDFLEDGKEYQVTYYEDTQETDSKTNPEAYQIRKGTVKKGDVIKVQMVAGGGHCLWIRPNN from the coding sequence ATGAAGATAAAGGCCATACTTGGAATGGTTTTATTCCTTTCCTTAAGCCTCAAAATAAGTGCATTTCCTAAAAGTACAGAGCCAATTCAAAAGGAACTAGAGTCACCGAATGGTAAAGTTTCAGTAAATATTGACACTCAAAGCAAGGTCTTTCATTATTCCATAAACGTAGAAGGGGACGAGTTGCTATCAAAATCTAAGATGTCAATTTTTCCTAATGCGGAGGTCAAGGTTTTGGGAACTGAACTGAAGAGCGTGAAAGAAAAGTGGAAGCCAGTTTGGGGGCAGTTTAGTGAAATTGAAAACCTGTACAATGAGCTAGAGCTTTCACTGCTTTATGAAACCATACCTGTTAAGCTTTACATCAGAGCATATAATGGTGGTGTAGCTTTTCGCTATATAGTTGAAAACATTCCGAATAATACAAAGGCTGAGTTTTTTATGGAATATGGCTTATCCGAGGCTAGTAATTTATATACACCAGCAGGAGAGAGTAAGCCTAAAGGGCCATTTAGATTAAACTACTTATCTGACTCCACAAACAAGCAAAAATTACTGATGCCGCTTTTGGTAGAAGCCAAAGACAAGCATTTTGTAGCTCTTCTGGAGTCGGATTTGGCCAGTGCTCCAGGTTTCAATGTCATTGATTTTAAGTTTGAGAATAAGCTGGTAGGAAGGAATCGGTTTTCAAATACTGATGATGGTTTAGTGACTCCTTGGCGACTAATTTTGATTGAGAAAAATATAGGTGACTTGGTAACCAATACCATAGCCCTCAATGTGGCAGCGGCTAATAAGATAGAAGACCCGTCTTGGATTAAGCCTGGGAAAACGCTGTGGGATTGGAGAGTACATAGCTATAAAGCAGCCGATGGCTTTACTTATGGCATTGACAATGAGAGCTATTATCGTTTTATTGATTTTGCAGCTGAGCACGAAATCGAGTATTTCTTAATAGACGATTCTTGGTACACTGATGTGAAAAAAGGACATATAGAAATGTCTGATAAATTGGATTTACAAAAGGTTTCGGATTACGCAAAGGAGAAAGGTGTAGACTTGATTTTATATTATGATAGACATAAAGGTGTATATGGAGACGAGGAGCTTTTTCCATACTATAAGTCTTTAGGAATGAGTGGTATTAAATATGGCTTTATGGGAAATAATGTATCGTTTTCTAGAGAGGCTATTCGCTTGAGTGCTGAAAGTAAATTGCTCATAGATTTTCATGATAGTCCGGTACCCTTTACGGGCATGACCAGAACTTATCCTAATGCCATTTCCAGAGAGTATTGTCATGCCCAGCAAGATTCAAGGCGTGCTTTTACACCAGAAGCATTTATCAGAATGGCTCTTATTAATGCATTGCAAGGGCCTTTAGATATGAATAATGGCATTTTTGATATTACAGGAGTTAATTCTGGGAAAAGACAAAAAGGCCCTAAAGAGTTAAATTCTTTGAGAACTACGGTTACTGCGGAAGTGGCCAGGACACTAATTATTTTTAGTGGCTTAGTTTGTATTCCAGATGCTCCAGAGGCCTATGCGGCTAAGTTAGATTTGTTTGAATTTATTAAAAAAATGCCAGTAGGGAAATGGGATGAAACTAAGGTGTTACATGCTAAAATGGATGACTATATTTCTACAGCTAGAAGGCATGACGACGAATGGTTTATAGGTTCAGTACATAGTAAAGGTGGTAGTTTAGCTATAAATTTAGATTTCCTTGAAGATGGAAAAGAGTACCAAGTAACTTACTATGAAGACACTCAAGAAACTGACAGCAAAACTAATCCAGAGGCTTATCAAATTAGAAAAGGAACAGTCAAAAAGGGAGATGTGATAAAGGTGCAAATGGTAGCCGGTGGAGGACACTGCCTATGGATTAGGCCAAATAATTAG
- a CDS encoding NUDIX hydrolase, with product MKLSNEIIDALSIDCVIFGFKNAELYALIVKHGEGLAKGQWSLPGSWIKYNESLDEAASRILSSQTALDNVFLEQFKTFGDLDRFPDKRVITITYYALVNIDRFELEAGPAVTEVRWFNVREVPSMSFDHGHILDSCFAHLQHKIQHEPLGFNLLPEKFTLLQLQELYEAILGQKLDKSNFRRKFSKMNLLVSCNEREQDVSHRAAMLYRFDEAMYNKLIEKGFTFEI from the coding sequence TTGAAACTTTCTAACGAAATAATTGACGCTTTATCTATTGACTGTGTCATTTTTGGCTTTAAAAACGCTGAATTGTATGCACTTATAGTAAAACACGGAGAAGGTCTTGCTAAAGGTCAATGGTCTCTTCCTGGTAGCTGGATTAAATATAATGAGAGTTTGGATGAAGCCGCTAGCCGAATTTTATCTTCTCAAACAGCACTAGATAATGTCTTTCTAGAGCAGTTTAAAACTTTTGGCGACTTAGACAGGTTTCCCGACAAGCGAGTTATTACCATTACATATTATGCACTGGTTAATATTGACAGATTTGAGCTAGAAGCTGGACCGGCGGTTACAGAAGTACGGTGGTTTAATGTGCGAGAAGTGCCTAGCATGAGTTTTGACCACGGTCATATTCTTGATAGCTGTTTCGCTCACCTTCAGCACAAAATTCAGCACGAACCCTTAGGTTTTAATTTACTACCAGAGAAATTCACCCTCCTGCAACTTCAAGAACTTTACGAAGCCATTCTTGGCCAAAAACTAGACAAATCTAATTTCAGACGCAAGTTCTCAAAAATGAATCTTTTAGTGTCTTGTAATGAAAGAGAGCAAGACGTTTCTCACCGTGCGGCTATGTTGTACAGGTTTGACGAAGCGATGTATAATAAGCTCATTGAAAAAGGTTTTACTTTCGAGATTTAG
- a CDS encoding glycoside hydrolase family 43 protein: MPENSIEHIDFKELNEKSISQPLVKHIYTADPSAHYFNGKIYIYPSHDVDAGEAFDDLGSHFAMEDYHVISMDTVDSEALDNGIALHVDDVAWADKQMWAPDANEKDGKYYLFFPAKGYDGIFKIGVAISDSPTGPFTSQPEAIKDSFSIDPAVFKDDDGSYYMYFGGIWGGQLQRWREGVFNASEPDSPFAHLPADDEPALCPKVAKMTDDLLEFAHEAKDLVILDEKGDPLLQGDTDKRFFEAAWMHKYNGKYYFSYSTGDSHLICYAIGDNPYGPFTYAGKVLEPVVGWTSHHSICKIENDWYLFYHDSSLSKGTTHLRSVKMTKITHLSDGSIETINPYRATF, translated from the coding sequence ATGCCAGAAAATAGCATAGAACATATTGATTTTAAAGAGTTAAATGAAAAGTCGATTTCACAGCCATTAGTCAAACACATTTATACCGCAGATCCTTCTGCTCATTATTTTAACGGCAAAATCTACATTTACCCATCTCATGATGTTGATGCTGGTGAGGCATTTGATGATTTGGGAAGTCACTTTGCCATGGAAGACTACCATGTGATCTCTATGGACACGGTAGATAGCGAAGCCTTGGACAATGGCATTGCTCTACATGTAGATGATGTGGCCTGGGCAGATAAACAAATGTGGGCACCAGATGCCAACGAAAAAGACGGTAAATACTATCTATTTTTTCCTGCCAAAGGCTATGATGGAATTTTTAAAATCGGCGTAGCGATAAGTGACTCGCCTACCGGGCCTTTTACTTCACAGCCTGAAGCCATCAAAGATAGTTTTTCCATTGACCCAGCTGTTTTTAAAGATGACGATGGCAGCTACTACATGTATTTTGGTGGTATTTGGGGAGGGCAATTGCAGCGTTGGAGAGAAGGTGTATTTAATGCTTCTGAACCTGACAGCCCTTTTGCTCATTTACCGGCAGACGATGAACCAGCTCTTTGCCCTAAAGTGGCAAAAATGACTGACGACCTTCTAGAGTTTGCACATGAGGCTAAAGACCTAGTAATTTTAGATGAAAAAGGCGATCCATTACTTCAGGGAGATACAGATAAAAGGTTTTTTGAAGCCGCATGGATGCATAAGTATAATGGCAAATATTACTTCTCTTATTCTACGGGTGATAGCCATTTAATCTGTTATGCTATAGGTGATAATCCGTATGGACCATTTACCTATGCAGGTAAAGTATTAGAACCCGTTGTAGGTTGGACGTCGCACCACTCCATCTGTAAAATAGAAAACGATTGGTATTTGTTTTATCATGATTCCAGCCTTTCTAAAGGAACTACTCATTTACGTAGTGTAAAAATGACAAAAATCACTCATTTGTCTGATGGCTCTATAGAAACTATTAATCCATATAGAGCAACCTTTTAA